The following proteins come from a genomic window of Methyloceanibacter stevinii:
- the ligD gene encoding non-homologous end-joining DNA ligase — translation MAAEGTAKKPDRDTFGAITLTSPDKVLYPSVPLTKRDLAEYDVRIAEAMLPYVANRPISLVRCPAGLGGPRFFQRHATKGMSEAIKQVDVPSGETDQPYLYIDNEDGLFALTQIGTLEIHDWGVTVEKLETPDRLVFDLDPDEDLGFDVLREAARHVRDFLAELGLTSFLKATGGKGVHVVAPLTPKADWPAVKAFARAVADALVAEVPDRYTANPLKRTRTGKIFIDYLRNGRGSSAICNYSPRAKAGAPVATPLRWDELAGLKSGAPYSVKTLPRRLSQLKSDPWKGYFTTRQSMTARARKALGLN, via the coding sequence ATGGCGGCCGAAGGCACGGCAAAGAAGCCCGATCGGGACACATTCGGCGCCATCACGCTCACCAGTCCGGACAAGGTGCTCTATCCCTCGGTTCCGCTGACCAAGCGCGATCTGGCCGAATACGATGTCCGAATCGCGGAAGCCATGCTCCCTTACGTCGCCAACCGGCCCATCAGTCTCGTGCGCTGTCCTGCGGGACTCGGTGGCCCTCGCTTCTTTCAGCGGCACGCAACGAAGGGAATGTCCGAGGCGATCAAGCAGGTGGATGTTCCCAGCGGCGAGACCGACCAGCCGTATCTCTATATCGACAATGAGGATGGCCTGTTTGCGCTGACGCAAATCGGGACGCTGGAGATTCACGATTGGGGCGTCACCGTCGAGAAGCTCGAAACGCCGGATCGGCTCGTGTTCGATCTCGACCCGGACGAGGACCTGGGGTTCGACGTTCTGAGAGAGGCTGCAAGGCACGTGCGCGATTTTCTCGCCGAGCTCGGCCTGACAAGTTTTCTCAAGGCAACGGGCGGCAAAGGCGTGCATGTCGTCGCGCCGCTGACCCCCAAGGCCGATTGGCCGGCGGTGAAGGCCTTCGCGCGCGCGGTCGCCGACGCGCTCGTGGCGGAGGTGCCGGATCGCTATACGGCGAACCCGCTCAAGCGCACCCGCACCGGCAAGATTTTCATCGACTATCTACGCAACGGCCGGGGCAGTTCGGCGATCTGCAACTACTCGCCGCGTGCCAAAGCCGGCGCGCCCGTGGCGACGCCGTTGCGCTGGGACGAGCTGGCCGGCCTCAAGAGCGGCGCGCCTTACTCGGTCAAGACGCTGCCCCGCCGCCTGTCCCAGCTGAAATCCGACCCTTGGAAGGGCTATTTCACCACACGGCAGTCGATGACAGCCCGCGCCCGCAAGGCGCTCGGACTCAATTGA
- the cobD gene encoding threonine-phosphate decarboxylase CobD has translation MTSPDPSPLNGLKTANAAGETHASLLHGGDLAAARARFPNAPLPIVDLSTGINPHPYPIAALGEEDFARLPEPAALAHLLELAAAFYGAPSAQNVVAAPGSQILMALIADLMPQGSAAILGPTYAEHARVAALAGHEVTTVGSLADLGGASLAVVVNPNNPDGRVTSKDDLLNLAEGQRTSGGILVVDEAFVDVGPEAASVSDRIEQAPIAVLRSFGKFFGLAGLRLSFALTNRSLAERLRARLGPWPASGPALSIGAAALADRAWIDGTRMTLRAASERLETLLRTAGLTPVGRTDLFCLVSSPRAQAVFTTLGEAGIFVRRFGENPQLLRFGLPGKEVEWQRLSGALKSPS, from the coding sequence ATGACGTCACCTGATCCATCCCCACTCAATGGCCTCAAAACCGCAAATGCCGCGGGCGAAACCCACGCTTCGTTGTTGCACGGCGGCGATCTCGCCGCAGCGCGTGCGCGGTTTCCCAATGCGCCTCTGCCAATCGTCGACCTGTCGACCGGCATCAACCCTCATCCCTATCCTATCGCGGCTCTGGGCGAAGAAGATTTTGCGCGGCTCCCCGAACCCGCGGCGCTCGCGCATCTCCTGGAACTGGCCGCGGCCTTCTACGGCGCGCCGTCGGCGCAAAACGTGGTGGCCGCGCCGGGAAGCCAGATCCTGATGGCGCTGATCGCCGATCTCATGCCGCAAGGGTCCGCTGCGATCTTGGGACCAACCTATGCGGAACATGCGCGCGTGGCGGCGCTGGCAGGGCATGAAGTGACGACTGTCGGGAGCCTCGCCGACCTCGGCGGCGCCTCGCTGGCCGTGGTGGTCAATCCCAACAATCCCGATGGGCGCGTGACGTCCAAAGACGACCTGTTGAACCTGGCTGAAGGGCAGAGGACGAGCGGCGGCATTCTGGTGGTGGATGAGGCCTTCGTGGATGTCGGCCCCGAAGCCGCCAGCGTCTCGGACCGCATCGAACAAGCCCCCATCGCCGTCTTGCGCTCGTTCGGCAAGTTCTTCGGTCTTGCTGGCTTGCGTCTCAGTTTTGCGCTGACGAACCGTTCCCTGGCCGAACGGCTTCGCGCCCGGCTCGGTCCGTGGCCGGCTTCCGGGCCGGCGCTGTCCATTGGCGCCGCGGCGCTCGCCGACCGGGCTTGGATAGACGGCACCCGAATGACACTGAGAGCCGCATCGGAGCGGCTGGAGACATTGCTGCGCACGGCCGGACTGACACCGGTAGGCCGCACGGATCTCTTCTGCCTCGTCAGCAGCCCGCGCGCGCAGGCGGTTTTCACAACGCTCGGCGAGGCAGGCATCTTCGTGCGCCGGTTCGGTGAGAACCCGCAACTCTTGCGATTCGGTCTTCCGGGAAAAGAAGTAGAGTGGCAACGCCTGAGCGGCGCGCTCAAATCCCCGTCTTAG
- the cbiB gene encoding adenosylcobinamide-phosphate synthase CbiB, producing MAAPLALLAMLVELAVGYPAWLATRIGHPVTWMGRLIGWLDTRLNDPAADGEARRRAGLIALVLLLLIVGASAFLLEIALPMLPFGLFFTALAASTLIAQRSLYSHVAAVAEALESGALEDARNAVSQIVGRDTTELDEAGIARAAIESLAENFSDGVVSPVIWLGLAGLTGGALYKAVNTADSMIGHRSARYADFGRASALLDDVVNLPGARLSGLLLVGAASMAKEASPKEAWNTMRRDAAKHASPNAGYPEAAMAGALGVALGGPRTYAGSRNDGPWLGDGRRTATATDIRAALRLSPVPTAC from the coding sequence ATGGCAGCACCGCTAGCGCTTCTTGCGATGCTCGTCGAGCTTGCCGTCGGCTATCCGGCCTGGCTCGCAACACGCATAGGCCATCCCGTGACCTGGATGGGGCGTTTGATCGGCTGGCTGGATACGCGGCTCAACGATCCCGCGGCGGACGGCGAGGCGCGACGGCGTGCGGGCCTCATAGCGCTCGTGCTCCTGCTGCTGATTGTCGGCGCCAGCGCGTTTCTTCTCGAGATCGCACTGCCGATGCTGCCCTTCGGCCTCTTCTTCACCGCGCTCGCGGCGAGCACGCTGATCGCGCAGCGCAGTCTCTATAGTCATGTGGCGGCCGTGGCCGAGGCGCTCGAGAGCGGGGCGCTGGAGGACGCACGAAATGCCGTCTCGCAGATCGTCGGCCGCGATACGACTGAGCTCGATGAAGCTGGTATCGCGCGCGCGGCCATCGAAAGTCTCGCCGAGAATTTTTCCGACGGCGTCGTGTCGCCCGTGATTTGGCTGGGCCTTGCCGGCCTCACGGGCGGAGCGCTCTACAAGGCCGTCAACACCGCCGACAGCATGATCGGCCATCGCTCGGCGCGCTATGCGGATTTCGGACGCGCATCCGCTCTGCTCGACGATGTGGTCAATCTGCCGGGCGCGCGCCTTTCCGGGCTGTTGCTCGTCGGCGCGGCGTCCATGGCGAAGGAGGCGTCCCCAAAGGAAGCCTGGAATACGATGCGGCGCGATGCGGCCAAGCACGCCTCCCCTAATGCCGGTTACCCGGAAGCCGCCATGGCGGGGGCGCTCGGTGTGGCCTTGGGGGGCCCGCGCACCTACGCCGGATCGAGAAACGATGGCCCTTGGCTCGGCGATGGCCGGCGTACGGCCACGGCAACCGACATTCGCGCCGCGCTTCGGCTTTCGCCCGTGCCGACGGCCTGTTGA
- a CDS encoding cobyric acid synthase codes for MTARALMFQGTGSDVGKSLIVAGLARALVSRGLKVLPFKPQNMSNNAAVTLDGGEIGRAQALQARAARETPSVTMNPVLLKPQSEVGAQIIVRGQVYGKAKAADYQALKPELMDAVQDSFALLKDEADIVLVEGAGSASEVNLRANDIANMGFAREADVPVVLIGDIDRGGVIASLVGTKAVLAPDDAAMIRGFLVNKFRGDPSLFADGMVRIARETGWEPLGLIPFFAGARALPAEDALALEQQQAAKTDATLKVAVPVLPHIANFDDLDPLAAEPAVEVVRIRPGEALPGDAQLVILPGSKATLSDLRVLRDAGFDIDIEAHLRRGGSVLGLCGGYQMLGRVLRDPEGIEGAPGEAEGLGLLDIETTLSGDKRLEPASGHTFDGVPFEGYEMHMGRTKGPDCGRPFARLDTGFQDGAISADRQVYGTYVHGLFADDRQRAAWLARFAAGPSQVHYDEQVDAVLDDLAAHLEDHVDIDRLLTLSR; via the coding sequence ATGACCGCCCGCGCGCTCATGTTTCAGGGCACGGGCTCCGATGTGGGCAAGTCCCTGATCGTGGCCGGGCTGGCGCGCGCACTCGTGTCCCGTGGACTGAAGGTCTTGCCCTTCAAGCCGCAAAACATGTCGAACAATGCGGCCGTCACCCTCGATGGGGGTGAGATCGGGCGGGCACAAGCGCTGCAAGCGCGCGCGGCCCGCGAGACCCCAAGCGTCACAATGAACCCGGTTCTGCTCAAGCCGCAAAGCGAGGTCGGCGCGCAGATCATCGTGCGCGGCCAGGTTTACGGAAAGGCCAAGGCCGCGGACTACCAAGCGCTCAAGCCCGAGCTCATGGACGCGGTGCAGGATAGCTTCGCCCTTCTCAAGGACGAGGCGGACATCGTTCTGGTGGAAGGGGCGGGCAGCGCCTCCGAAGTCAATCTCCGCGCAAACGACATCGCCAATATGGGCTTTGCGCGTGAGGCTGACGTGCCGGTCGTTCTCATCGGCGACATCGACCGGGGCGGCGTCATCGCCAGTCTCGTGGGGACCAAGGCCGTGCTCGCCCCCGACGATGCCGCGATGATCCGCGGGTTCCTCGTCAACAAGTTCAGAGGCGACCCGTCTCTGTTCGCGGACGGCATGGTGCGCATCGCAAGAGAGACCGGCTGGGAGCCGCTCGGCCTCATTCCATTTTTCGCGGGCGCAAGAGCCCTGCCGGCCGAAGACGCTCTGGCGCTCGAGCAGCAACAGGCGGCCAAGACGGATGCGACGCTGAAGGTAGCCGTGCCGGTGCTACCCCATATCGCCAATTTCGACGACCTCGATCCGCTCGCCGCCGAGCCGGCCGTCGAAGTCGTCCGTATACGGCCTGGCGAGGCGCTGCCAGGGGATGCGCAGCTTGTCATCCTACCGGGCTCGAAAGCGACGCTGTCCGACTTGCGCGTTCTTCGCGACGCCGGGTTCGACATCGATATCGAGGCTCATCTGCGCCGGGGCGGGTCGGTGCTCGGGCTTTGCGGCGGTTATCAGATGCTGGGGCGGGTCCTGCGCGATCCGGAGGGGATCGAAGGGGCGCCGGGAGAAGCCGAAGGCTTGGGCCTCCTCGATATCGAGACGACGCTCTCGGGAGATAAGCGCCTCGAGCCGGCGTCCGGCCACACCTTCGACGGGGTCCCTTTCGAGGGCTACGAAATGCACATGGGCCGCACGAAGGGCCCCGATTGCGGGCGACCCTTCGCCCGTCTCGACACGGGGTTCCAAGATGGCGCGATATCGGCCGATCGCCAAGTTTACGGTACGTACGTGCACGGGCTCTTCGCGGACGACCGGCAGCGCGCGGCATGGCTCGCTCGATTTGCTGCAGGCCCCTCGCAGGTCCACTACGATGAACAGGTCGACGCCGTTCTGGACGACCTTGCCGCCCATTTGGAGGACCATGTCGACATCGACCGTCTTCTTACATTGTCGCGCTGA
- the cobO gene encoding cob(I)yrinic acid a,c-diamide adenosyltransferase produces the protein MTKSVDEKDLERHRAKMANRKKAQDAEVAEKTVEKGLLIVHTGTGKGKSTAAFGLALRMIGRGKRVGIVQFVKGAWHTAERDALERFGDQVAWYSMGEGFTWETQDLERDIAAAERAWAKAVELMDDPSFGLVILDELNIALRYDYLPFDEVVATLKARRPDLHVIVTGRNAKPALIEAADLVTDMTLVKHHFAAGVKAQAGIEF, from the coding sequence ATGACCAAGTCGGTCGATGAAAAAGACCTTGAGCGCCATCGCGCCAAGATGGCGAACCGCAAAAAGGCGCAGGATGCCGAAGTTGCCGAGAAGACCGTCGAGAAGGGCCTCCTGATCGTTCACACCGGAACGGGCAAGGGCAAGTCGACGGCGGCTTTCGGTCTTGCCTTACGCATGATCGGCCGGGGCAAACGCGTCGGCATCGTGCAGTTCGTCAAGGGCGCCTGGCACACGGCGGAGCGCGATGCGCTTGAGCGTTTCGGCGATCAGGTCGCCTGGTATTCCATGGGCGAAGGCTTCACCTGGGAGACCCAGGATCTGGAACGCGATATCGCCGCGGCGGAGCGTGCTTGGGCCAAGGCGGTCGAGCTGATGGACGACCCCAGCTTCGGCCTCGTCATTCTCGACGAGCTGAACATCGCCCTGCGCTACGACTATCTGCCGTTCGACGAAGTCGTGGCCACGCTGAAGGCGCGACGCCCGGACCTCCATGTGATCGTGACGGGGCGCAACGCCAAACCGGCACTGATCGAAGCCGCGGACCTCGTCACGGACATGACGCTGGTGAAGCACCATTTCGCCGCCGGGGTGAAGGCGCAAGCCGGCATCGAATTCTAG
- the cobU gene encoding bifunctional adenosylcobinamide kinase/adenosylcobinamide-phosphate guanylyltransferase: MSGTDLEDEGITFVLGGARSGKSRFAESFVTSLPRPWVYIATAEAHDDEMAVRIAEHRAQREAGWQTLEAPHDLHDAIGAAPKGAVVLVDCLTLWLSNIMHGPYDIEHAMTELEQALHARESATVLVSNEVGLGLVPETPLGRAFRDAQGRLNQRVAAIASRVIFVVAGQPLVVKGST; the protein is encoded by the coding sequence ATGTCAGGTACCGATCTCGAGGACGAGGGGATCACCTTCGTCCTCGGGGGCGCCCGCTCCGGAAAGAGCCGTTTCGCCGAGAGCTTCGTCACCAGTCTGCCCCGCCCATGGGTCTATATCGCCACGGCCGAAGCGCATGACGACGAGATGGCGGTGCGTATCGCCGAGCACCGGGCCCAGCGTGAAGCCGGTTGGCAGACTCTCGAGGCGCCCCACGATCTGCACGACGCCATAGGCGCGGCACCCAAGGGAGCCGTCGTGCTGGTGGACTGTTTGACCTTGTGGCTCTCCAATATCATGCACGGTCCCTACGATATCGAACACGCGATGACGGAACTGGAGCAGGCTTTGCACGCCCGCGAGAGCGCCACCGTGCTCGTCTCGAACGAAGTGGGTCTGGGGCTGGTGCCGGAAACGCCGCTGGGGCGCGCGTTCCGGGACGCGCAAGGGCGTCTCAACCAGCGCGTTGCCGCCATCGCCAGCCGGGTGATCTTCGTGGTCGCCGGGCAACCTCTCGTGGTGAAAGGAAGCACATGA
- a CDS encoding HupE/UreJ family protein, translating into MTRSSLQRTAFLALAALVLTAAPASAHHAMGGVLPSTFAQGFLSGLAHPVIGLDHLAFLIAVGVAVGVGGLNLGLPVLFVGASAIGVGIHVGGFQMPGAELIVALSVVIAGVVLAGGRALPLAAWTVLFGIAGLAHGYAYGESIFGAESTPLVAYLLGLVIIQSALSVGVAMLFRMRSPSVSAIAPRLAGAVVVGIGLATLLGQIIPSA; encoded by the coding sequence ATGACCCGTTCTTCACTCCAGCGCACCGCGTTTTTGGCGCTCGCCGCGCTTGTGCTCACCGCAGCGCCGGCCTCGGCGCATCACGCGATGGGCGGCGTCTTGCCGTCGACCTTCGCCCAAGGCTTCCTTTCCGGCCTCGCTCACCCTGTGATCGGGCTTGACCATCTCGCCTTTCTCATCGCCGTGGGTGTTGCGGTTGGCGTCGGCGGTCTCAATCTCGGCCTGCCCGTTCTCTTCGTCGGGGCATCAGCCATCGGTGTCGGCATCCATGTCGGCGGGTTCCAGATGCCCGGCGCCGAACTGATCGTGGCTCTGTCCGTGGTAATTGCCGGCGTTGTGCTTGCCGGTGGCCGCGCCCTTCCGCTGGCCGCCTGGACGGTGCTGTTCGGCATTGCCGGCCTGGCTCATGGCTATGCCTATGGCGAGTCGATCTTCGGGGCGGAGTCGACGCCGCTTGTGGCCTATCTGCTCGGTCTCGTGATCATCCAGAGCGCGCTTAGCGTCGGTGTCGCCATGCTCTTCCGCATGCGCTCCCCGTCCGTCTCGGCCATTGCGCCCCGTCTGGCCGGCGCCGTGGTCGTCGGCATCGGTCTTGCGACGCTGCTCGGGCAGATCATCCCCAGCGCATAG
- a CDS encoding DUF1636 family protein, producing the protein MPQAGRGRRWTTRGAPARRGHRRGAHGTGVTVRQVECLANCRRSLSAAMRKKDSWTYVFGDLTAPDDATALIDGAMLLAESDDGLLPWRGRPEALKGGLVARVPPLVLGPIPEDFE; encoded by the coding sequence CTGCCGCAAGCCGGGCGAGGTCGGCGATGGACCACGCGCGGGGCTCCTGCTCGCCGAGGCCACCGCCGAGGCGCGCACGGGACGGGTGTTACGGTCCGCCAGGTCGAATGCCTTGCCAATTGCCGCCGCTCGCTCAGTGCCGCGATGCGGAAGAAAGACAGCTGGACTTATGTCTTCGGTGACTTGACCGCCCCGGACGATGCGACAGCTCTCATCGACGGCGCGATGCTTCTCGCGGAGTCCGATGACGGACTTTTGCCCTGGAGGGGCCGGCCCGAAGCCCTGAAGGGCGGCCTCGTCGCCCGTGTTCCACCCCTCGTACTCGGCCCCATTCCGGAGGATTTCGAATGA
- the cobW gene encoding cobalamin biosynthesis protein CobW, with protein MNSVARIPCTIVTGFLGSGKTTLIRHVLANTGGRRLAVIVNEFGDVGIDGEILKGCGDENCSEENIVELANGCLCCTVADEFVPALDEILAAEPPVDHIVIETSGLALPKPLVQAFHWPAIKNRVTVDGVVAVVDGAALADGQVSADIEALSAQRAADDALDHDDPIEEVFEDQIACADLIVLNKRDLLDTDGLQRAMKTVTDALPRGIGVVTVSEGKVDATALLGLGIGAEDDIENRMTHHDSEEDHDHDDFDTFVVPIAEVADPADIAKRIADLAEAHDILRVKGFAAVTGKPMRLLIQAVGPRVTHYFDRPWDQAEDRQGKVVVIGLKGLDREAVARSLAGHEALAG; from the coding sequence ATGAATTCTGTCGCCCGCATTCCCTGCACGATCGTGACCGGCTTTCTCGGCTCGGGAAAGACCACGCTCATCCGGCACGTGCTCGCCAACACGGGCGGGCGGCGTCTGGCCGTGATCGTCAACGAATTCGGTGACGTCGGTATTGACGGCGAGATCCTCAAAGGCTGCGGCGACGAGAACTGCAGCGAGGAGAACATCGTCGAACTGGCCAATGGCTGCCTGTGCTGCACGGTTGCAGACGAGTTCGTGCCCGCGCTCGACGAGATCCTGGCGGCCGAGCCGCCGGTCGACCACATCGTCATCGAAACTTCCGGTCTCGCGCTGCCCAAGCCCCTGGTCCAGGCCTTCCACTGGCCGGCGATCAAGAACCGCGTCACAGTGGACGGGGTCGTGGCGGTCGTTGACGGGGCGGCGCTGGCTGACGGTCAGGTCTCCGCCGACATCGAAGCGCTCTCGGCACAGCGCGCCGCCGACGATGCGCTCGATCATGACGACCCCATTGAGGAGGTCTTCGAGGATCAAATCGCCTGTGCCGATCTGATTGTCCTGAACAAGCGCGATCTGCTCGACACGGACGGGCTGCAGCGCGCTATGAAGACGGTGACCGACGCTCTCCCGCGCGGCATCGGTGTGGTGACCGTGTCGGAAGGGAAGGTCGACGCCACGGCCCTGCTTGGTCTCGGCATCGGCGCGGAGGACGACATCGAAAACCGCATGACCCACCATGACAGCGAAGAGGACCACGACCACGACGACTTCGATACGTTCGTGGTTCCGATCGCAGAGGTCGCCGATCCCGCAGACATCGCGAAGCGCATCGCCGATTTGGCCGAGGCACATGATATCTTGCGCGTGAAGGGCTTCGCCGCCGTGACGGGCAAACCGATGCGGCTGCTGATCCAGGCGGTGGGTCCGCGCGTGACCCACTATTTCGACCGCCCCTGGGACCAGGCCGAGGATCGCCAAGGCAAGGTCGTCGTGATCGGCTTGAAAGGCCTCGACCGCGAAGCGGTGGCCAGATCTTTGGCCGGGCACGAAGCCCTGGCCGGGTAA